In Vagococcus hydrophili, one DNA window encodes the following:
- a CDS encoding DNA internalization-related competence protein ComEC/Rec2, with product MKQIHYLKQIRGFYFFPIIIFVVFIILLKERTILYLFLFLIVFFRMICFKNKKILYVSVALIVFGLAMWWVKFKHPPEIIRENQLVTIELIPDTIKVDGAVLTFEGKIGERKQPGVVTYILKSEEEKHFIEQNKKSLHLTAKLEPIENLGVRNLNGFDYGKYLENKGNYQRYNLVDIMDLKVNKLSMFDVVTKIKEWRRGCFIHTNQHFKERTRSYLNSLLFGFQNKGDSDYQQTWRDLGVAHLFSLSGMHIYFFLFLFDFVLLSCHLTKENLFKWNILFTLFVMIMTGMGPGMMRAGVLHVVKQCNRKWQFQLSLLDCWSIALFINCLVDPYVLLTVGGQLTYYLTFLIVIIGPIIQKIKQPVLKMVVFNLVLSVMSLPLIWYHFYEWNYLSFVINLVLGSFILSILMPMLLLVFILSFIFTNYQFPLIEICLKYFQILGNNLNEISFSHQVIGKIPLSLIIVLILSQLFLLKEFEKNQFKLNAKILLLCSVTAIMPFYKYLNPNGMLAFVDIGQGDAIFVQLPHHQGNYLLDTGGRLDFKVDDWQKRADKRGADYTLIPFLKSRGVKTLDAVFISHAHEDHFGDLDRVSETFYVRNLFFGPGTAEQPNFRKMLNYSNLEKTNKRVVVSNNEWMKGNIELTCLFPEEKGDGQNNDSLVMMLKIKNKKILLTGDLEKEGEEKLLKDPMIDLEADILKAGHHGSKTSTHPAFLSQVNPEIVIISCGLNNRYQHPSKETVALLEEYEIPFYQTDQQGMLYMTWNSYNKNLSRINRMK from the coding sequence ATGAAACAGATCCATTACCTGAAACAGATTAGAGGATTTTATTTTTTCCCGATTATTATTTTTGTTGTTTTTATCATATTATTAAAAGAAAGAACGATCCTGTATCTCTTTCTTTTTTTAATCGTTTTTTTTAGAATGATTTGTTTCAAAAACAAAAAAATTTTATATGTGTCAGTGGCTCTGATAGTGTTTGGGTTGGCTATGTGGTGGGTTAAATTCAAGCACCCACCAGAAATAATTCGAGAAAATCAACTAGTAACAATCGAACTGATTCCTGATACGATCAAAGTAGATGGAGCTGTATTGACATTTGAAGGGAAAATTGGTGAGAGAAAGCAGCCAGGAGTTGTCACCTATATCTTAAAGTCGGAAGAGGAGAAACATTTTATTGAACAAAACAAAAAATCTCTTCATTTAACAGCTAAATTAGAACCTATTGAAAATTTAGGTGTTCGCAATCTTAACGGCTTTGATTACGGTAAGTATTTAGAGAATAAAGGGAATTATCAGAGATACAATTTAGTTGATATTATGGATTTAAAGGTGAATAAGCTGAGTATGTTTGATGTAGTGACGAAGATCAAAGAATGGCGGCGTGGGTGTTTTATTCATACGAATCAACACTTCAAAGAAAGAACTAGAAGTTATTTAAATTCTTTGCTTTTTGGCTTTCAAAACAAAGGCGATAGTGATTATCAGCAAACATGGCGTGATTTAGGTGTTGCTCATTTATTTAGTTTATCAGGTATGCACATTTATTTTTTCTTATTTCTCTTTGATTTTGTTTTACTAAGTTGTCATTTGACGAAGGAAAATCTCTTTAAATGGAATATCCTATTTACATTGTTTGTAATGATTATGACAGGCATGGGACCGGGGATGATGAGAGCAGGTGTGTTACATGTTGTGAAACAATGTAATCGGAAGTGGCAATTTCAGTTAAGTTTGCTAGATTGCTGGTCAATTGCTTTATTTATTAATTGTTTAGTGGATCCTTATGTCTTACTCACGGTAGGGGGACAGTTAACGTATTATTTAACTTTTTTGATTGTCATTATTGGTCCGATTATACAAAAAATAAAGCAGCCTGTCCTAAAAATGGTTGTTTTTAATTTGGTTTTATCCGTGATGTCTCTACCTCTTATTTGGTATCACTTTTATGAATGGAATTATTTGAGTTTTGTGATTAATTTAGTATTGGGCTCATTTATCTTAAGTATTTTAATGCCAATGCTTTTGTTAGTGTTTATTCTTTCCTTTATCTTTACAAATTATCAGTTTCCGTTAATAGAGATTTGTTTAAAATACTTTCAAATACTGGGAAATAATTTAAATGAAATCAGTTTTTCTCATCAAGTCATAGGTAAAATTCCTTTGAGTTTAATAATAGTTCTTATTTTATCTCAATTATTCCTACTTAAAGAATTCGAAAAAAATCAGTTCAAATTAAACGCTAAGATTCTTTTACTTTGCAGTGTCACAGCGATTATGCCCTTTTATAAATATCTTAATCCTAATGGGATGCTCGCTTTTGTTGATATTGGTCAAGGAGATGCCATCTTTGTTCAACTGCCTCATCATCAAGGTAATTATTTACTAGACACAGGTGGTAGGTTAGATTTTAAAGTCGATGATTGGCAGAAAAGGGCGGATAAGAGAGGTGCAGATTACACATTAATTCCTTTCTTAAAGAGTAGAGGTGTTAAGACATTGGATGCTGTTTTTATCTCTCATGCTCATGAGGATCATTTTGGTGACTTGGACCGAGTGAGTGAGACATTTTACGTCCGAAATTTATTTTTTGGTCCAGGCACAGCAGAACAACCCAACTTTAGAAAGATGTTAAATTATTCAAATTTAGAGAAAACCAATAAACGGGTCGTTGTTTCTAACAATGAATGGATGAAGGGGAATATTGAATTAACTTGCTTGTTTCCAGAAGAAAAAGGTGATGGTCAAAACAATGATTCCTTGGTAATGATGTTAAAAATTAAAAATAAGAAAATTCTTTTAACTGGTGATTTGGAAAAAGAGGGAGAAGAGAAGTTACTAAAAGATCCAATGATTGATTTAGAAGCTGATATTTTAAAAGCAGGCCATCACGGTAGCAAAACTTCCACTCATCCTGCGTTTTTAAGCCAAGTTAATCCTGAGATAGTCATTATATCATGTGGACTAAATAATCGTTACCAGCATCCCTCTAAAGAGACTGTGGCGCTTTTAGAAGAATATGAGATTCCTTTCTATCAAACGGATCAACAGGGTATGTTGTATATGACCTGGAATTCCTATAACAAGAATCTTTCTCGGATAAATAGAATGAAATAG
- a CDS encoding DegV family protein, whose product MKEKIALLVDSAMDTPPELIALGGIFVAPLNINYRDRSYMDKIEITSKEVYDRIDIELPKTSLPSLSYIQRLILEIKEQGYDKILCMSISSNLSGTHNALRLALEDHPEIESFIVDTKSIGGGAGIQAAYMKVEIDKGLSFSELKEIAVTLPEKGKVFFSMATLEYLKKGGRIGLVTSIIGSALHLNPIISCNEDGIYHTVGKARGRKKGLSKLMDCIEKSIGDAEEYDLAISYGTDLEEATQLMERMKESFSKYRYFYIDEVSPVLGVYSGPDFIGVSVLPI is encoded by the coding sequence TTGAAAGAAAAAATTGCCTTACTTGTCGATTCAGCAATGGATACACCACCCGAATTAATCGCATTAGGAGGGATTTTTGTTGCCCCTTTGAATATTAACTATCGTGATCGTAGCTACATGGATAAAATTGAAATTACGTCAAAGGAAGTTTATGACCGAATTGATATTGAATTACCAAAAACTTCCCTACCTTCTTTATCTTACATTCAACGTTTAATCCTTGAAATCAAGGAACAAGGATATGATAAAATTCTTTGTATGTCCATTTCAAGTAATTTAAGCGGCACGCATAATGCGCTTAGATTAGCTCTTGAAGACCATCCTGAAATCGAAAGCTTTATTGTCGATACAAAAAGCATTGGTGGCGGAGCTGGTATCCAAGCAGCCTATATGAAAGTTGAAATTGATAAAGGCTTATCTTTTTCTGAATTAAAAGAGATTGCCGTCACATTACCTGAAAAAGGAAAAGTATTTTTCAGTATGGCAACACTAGAATATTTGAAAAAAGGTGGACGTATTGGTCTAGTAACCTCTATCATTGGCTCAGCTCTTCATTTAAACCCTATTATTTCTTGTAACGAAGACGGCATTTATCATACAGTTGGAAAAGCACGTGGCCGTAAAAAAGGGCTTTCAAAATTAATGGATTGTATTGAAAAATCAATTGGAGATGCTGAAGAATACGATTTAGCTATTTCTTATGGTACTGATCTTGAAGAAGCTACCCAATTAATGGAGCGAATGAAAGAATCTTTTAGTAAATATCGTTACTTCTATATTGATGAAGTAAGCCCAGTTCTAGGGGTTTATTCTGGTCCTGATTTCATTGGTGTTTCAGTTCTTCCAATTTAA
- the rsmD gene encoding 16S rRNA (guanine(966)-N(2))-methyltransferase RsmD, producing the protein MRVIAGNFKGRKLNSLSGDNTRPTSDKIKGSIFNMIGPYFDEELVLDLYSGSGNLAIEAISRGAKKAYCFDNHFKAISVINENIALTKQGSDFVVKKMDADKGLEWLSSNKLSFDLVFLDPPYAKQTIEKQLEKMLELELFAPFCKVVCETDKKVDLPEEIKELSLSKVQSYGATKVYIYRYQKEE; encoded by the coding sequence ATGCGCGTAATAGCAGGTAATTTTAAAGGTCGTAAATTAAATTCATTATCAGGAGACAACACAAGACCAACAAGTGATAAAATAAAGGGTTCTATTTTTAATATGATTGGACCTTATTTTGATGAAGAATTAGTATTAGATTTGTATAGTGGTAGTGGAAATTTAGCGATTGAAGCTATCTCTAGAGGAGCAAAAAAAGCTTATTGTTTTGATAATCACTTCAAAGCAATCAGTGTGATTAATGAAAATATCGCATTGACCAAACAAGGATCTGATTTTGTTGTCAAAAAAATGGACGCAGATAAAGGGTTGGAATGGCTGTCTAGTAATAAACTAAGCTTTGATTTAGTTTTTCTTGACCCACCATACGCCAAACAAACGATTGAGAAACAATTAGAAAAAATGCTGGAACTTGAATTGTTTGCACCTTTTTGTAAAGTAGTTTGTGAGACCGATAAAAAGGTTGATTTACCAGAAGAAATTAAGGAGTTATCATTGTCTAAAGTTCAAAGTTATGGCGCAACTAAAGTCTATATTTATCGCTATCAAAAGGAGGAATAG
- the holA gene encoding DNA polymerase III subunit delta, which produces MTLQKELVELRKKKFKSIYTLLGTEQYLVNLFKKTLKQEISTDEVDDFNFITFDMTELEVGHVIHEAETVPFFGDFKVIFVENPYFLTGEKRKNDLDHDLTALNNYLENPLETTILVFVASYEKMDDRKKIVKLLKKESCLVDVKQMSEKELIPYLKQYIENEGYQMDKRSFERLTYLTDMDLSRMMNELDKLFLYRLESKVIQTEDVDALIPKSLEHNIFDLSQHVLANQADKSLRLYHDLINDGEETIKVIAILLGQVRLLLQVKLLLDMNYQQSNITDALKIHPYRVKLAVNQSKNLSFNVLGEMFNELIDMDYKIKTGQMDKELIFEMFLLKSR; this is translated from the coding sequence CTGACATTACAAAAAGAATTAGTAGAACTTAGAAAAAAGAAGTTTAAATCAATTTATACATTACTAGGAACAGAGCAGTATCTAGTCAATTTATTTAAGAAGACACTCAAACAAGAAATCTCAACAGATGAAGTAGATGATTTCAATTTTATCACCTTTGATATGACAGAGCTAGAAGTGGGTCATGTGATTCATGAGGCGGAAACAGTTCCTTTCTTTGGTGATTTTAAAGTGATTTTTGTGGAAAATCCTTATTTCCTAACGGGAGAAAAAAGAAAAAATGACTTAGATCATGATTTAACGGCTTTAAATAATTATTTAGAAAACCCGTTAGAGACAACAATTTTAGTTTTTGTCGCTAGCTACGAGAAAATGGATGATCGAAAAAAAATTGTTAAGCTGTTGAAAAAAGAAAGTTGTCTTGTAGATGTCAAACAAATGTCTGAAAAAGAATTAATCCCATATTTGAAGCAATATATCGAAAATGAAGGCTATCAAATGGATAAGAGGTCATTTGAGCGATTAACTTATTTGACGGATATGGATTTAAGCCGAATGATGAATGAATTGGATAAGCTCTTTTTATATCGTTTAGAGAGTAAAGTGATTCAAACTGAAGATGTGGATGCGTTAATTCCTAAATCATTAGAACATAATATTTTCGATTTGAGCCAGCATGTTTTAGCTAATCAAGCAGATAAATCGTTGAGGTTGTACCACGATTTGATCAATGACGGGGAAGAAACAATTAAAGTGATTGCAATTTTATTAGGTCAGGTTCGTTTGTTACTACAAGTTAAACTATTATTAGATATGAATTATCAACAGAGTAACATTACGGATGCCTTAAAAATCCATCCATACCGAGTCAAGTTAGCGGTGAACCAAAGCAAGAACTTATCCTTTAATGTTTTAGGGGAGATGTTTAATGAGTTAATTGATATGGACTACAAAATAAAAACAGGTCAAATGGATAAAGAACTAATTTTTGAAATGTTTTTACTAAAATCGAGATAA
- a CDS encoding DUF1836 domain-containing protein, translated as MPNKEWEDNLAELILPRWDELPEIDVYMDQLVQYVAIHTSVLKLSHSKDITPSMINNYVKQKLVPKPYKKKYGRNHLARIIVITILKQAFEIPAVKSGIEFQINSTDSRDAYNFFCDHLEATIKYFILKENETMTIANIKHGYTPIQMACTTFIAKLITENSLNDLLTQNKILEEN; from the coding sequence ATGCCAAATAAAGAATGGGAAGATAATCTAGCGGAACTCATTCTTCCTAGATGGGATGAACTCCCCGAGATTGATGTCTACATGGATCAATTGGTCCAATATGTGGCCATACATACTTCTGTTTTAAAGTTGAGTCATTCAAAAGATATCACACCGTCTATGATTAACAACTACGTGAAACAAAAATTAGTGCCAAAACCGTACAAAAAAAAGTATGGTCGAAATCACTTAGCAAGAATCATCGTGATTACCATTTTAAAACAAGCTTTTGAGATTCCAGCAGTAAAAAGCGGGATTGAATTTCAAATCAACTCGACGGACTCAAGAGATGCTTATAATTTCTTTTGTGACCATCTCGAAGCAACAATTAAATATTTTATACTAAAAGAAAATGAAACTATGACAATTGCGAATATTAAACATGGATACACACCGATTCAAATGGCTTGTACAACTTTTATAGCCAAACTAATTACAGAAAACAGCTTAAACGACCTACTAACCCAAAATAAAATCTTGGAGGAAAATTAA
- a CDS encoding SepM family pheromone-processing serine protease, which yields MKITENKYFKKIVIFLTLLLLLLVVIPIPYFIEMPGSSENIRDHVTVNEKRDNFDGSFMLTTVAVQQATVATLIQGYFTPNNDLISKKEMMGTSSDREYEKMQTYYMETSQNLAIKNALDLAEKPYDMTYEGVYVMEIGEDSNFNHLLEVGDTIYAVDGKKLNSSKELTDYIQDKKPGDKVKLSFIRDDQKKEASAKLMKLPETKKTGIGISLVDHTEIESKDKIDFQTDEIGGPSAGLMFTLELYGLLANKDLRDGKEIAGTGTIDQEGVVGRIGGIDKKVIAADAEGAEIFFAPDDKIDAEMKKYDPEIKTNYQEAVESAKKNKLDIKIVPVKTAQDAVKYLEK from the coding sequence ATGAAAATTACAGAGAATAAGTATTTTAAAAAAATTGTCATATTTTTGACCCTCCTTTTATTACTGTTAGTGGTCATTCCAATTCCTTATTTTATTGAAATGCCAGGGAGTTCTGAAAATATTCGAGATCATGTGACCGTTAATGAGAAGAGAGATAATTTTGATGGCTCATTTATGCTTACCACAGTGGCTGTTCAACAAGCAACCGTCGCAACATTGATTCAAGGTTATTTTACCCCGAATAATGATTTAATCAGTAAAAAAGAGATGATGGGAACAAGTAGCGACCGAGAATATGAAAAGATGCAAACCTATTATATGGAAACCTCACAAAATTTAGCGATAAAAAATGCGTTAGATTTAGCTGAAAAGCCTTATGACATGACATATGAAGGTGTCTATGTGATGGAAATAGGTGAAGATTCCAATTTTAATCATCTTCTTGAGGTGGGGGATACAATTTATGCAGTAGATGGTAAAAAACTAAATTCCTCAAAAGAGCTAACAGACTATATCCAAGATAAAAAACCAGGGGATAAAGTAAAGTTAAGCTTTATAAGAGATGATCAGAAAAAAGAGGCTTCAGCAAAACTAATGAAATTACCAGAGACGAAAAAAACGGGAATTGGTATTTCCTTAGTTGATCATACGGAAATTGAATCAAAAGATAAAATCGATTTCCAAACAGACGAGATTGGTGGTCCTTCTGCAGGATTAATGTTTACCCTAGAGCTATATGGTTTACTTGCAAATAAAGACTTAAGAGATGGTAAAGAGATTGCAGGAACAGGAACGATTGATCAAGAGGGTGTTGTGGGAAGAATTGGTGGAATCGATAAAAAGGTTATCGCAGCAGATGCTGAAGGAGCAGAAATTTTCTTTGCGCCAGATGATAAAATTGATGCTGAGATGAAAAAATATGACCCAGAGATCAAAACGAATTATCAAGAAGCTGTGGAATCTGCGAAAAAGAACAAATTAGACATAAAAATAGTCCCAGTTAAAACAGCTCAGGATGCGGTAAAGTATTTAGAAAAATAG
- a CDS encoding ComE operon protein 2, with protein sequence MEQNYERIPWDQYFMGQSLLLSLRSTCTRLAVGATIVRDKRIIAGGYNGSVSGDIHCIDEGCYLVDEHCVRTIHAEMNAILQCAKFGVKTDKAEIYVTHFPCLQCTKMILQSGIKTIHYLKDYHNNDYAIRLIKEAGATVHQVKLSNKYFKSLDFGDETDPLPETD encoded by the coding sequence ATGGAACAAAATTATGAGAGAATTCCTTGGGATCAGTATTTTATGGGTCAAAGTTTACTTTTATCTTTACGAAGCACATGTACAAGGTTAGCTGTGGGTGCAACTATTGTTCGTGACAAGAGAATTATTGCAGGAGGATATAACGGCTCCGTGAGTGGTGATATCCATTGTATTGATGAAGGGTGTTACTTAGTAGATGAGCATTGTGTTCGCACAATTCATGCGGAGATGAACGCTATTTTGCAGTGCGCGAAATTTGGTGTCAAAACAGATAAAGCAGAAATTTACGTCACTCATTTTCCTTGTCTTCAATGTACGAAGATGATTCTTCAATCAGGAATTAAAACAATTCATTATTTAAAGGATTATCATAACAATGATTATGCAATACGTTTAATTAAAGAAGCAGGTGCTACAGTGCATCAAGTCAAACTTTCAAACAAATATTTTAAATCTTTGGATTTCGGTGATGAAACAGATCCATTACCTGAAACAGATTAG
- a CDS encoding helix-hairpin-helix domain-containing protein: MRKVKKILKQEKLVVFLSIIVLSLVVIGGCFLFKPDDTKKKPTLIENTQEKSLKIEESTVKEETSSKIYVDIKGAVVKPGMYEVTPEMRILNVVELAGGLLKEADDKQVNFAQRLEDQMVIYIPKEGEILAEIENIVPQNKEGEKGDEGKKEGKINLNQATKEELMTLNGVGEKKAEKIIEHREEKGSFESIEDLKKVNGFGEKTFESLKESITI; encoded by the coding sequence ATGAGAAAAGTCAAAAAAATATTAAAGCAGGAAAAATTGGTTGTTTTTTTAAGTATCATTGTTTTAAGTTTGGTAGTGATTGGTGGTTGTTTTCTTTTTAAACCAGATGATACTAAAAAGAAGCCAACTCTCATAGAAAATACGCAAGAAAAATCATTGAAGATTGAAGAATCAACGGTTAAGGAAGAAACTAGCTCAAAAATATACGTGGATATTAAAGGGGCAGTGGTAAAACCTGGCATGTATGAGGTAACGCCAGAGATGAGGATTTTAAATGTGGTGGAACTTGCGGGAGGTTTACTTAAAGAGGCAGATGATAAACAAGTTAATTTTGCTCAAAGACTGGAAGACCAAATGGTAATTTACATTCCAAAAGAAGGCGAAATTTTGGCTGAAATAGAGAATATCGTTCCTCAAAATAAAGAGGGAGAAAAAGGTGATGAAGGAAAAAAAGAGGGGAAAATCAATCTAAATCAAGCGACGAAAGAAGAATTAATGACATTGAATGGGGTTGGTGAAAAAAAGGCAGAGAAGATTATTGAACATCGGGAAGAAAAAGGCTCTTTTGAATCCATTGAAGATTTAAAAAAAGTTAATGGATTTGGTGAAAAAACATTTGAAAGTTTGAAAGAATCTATTACAATTTAA
- a CDS encoding heavy metal translocating P-type ATPase: MTYIKEKSSMIATVICGILMIVGLINQNTGGTIYPYLFVIGMIIGGFHQTKDGIIDTIKDRHLNVDLLMALAAVGACTIEYYFEGIMLTFIFSLSGSLEEFTTNKSKKEIESLMEIQPENAFLLNDNGQTTEVPVEDLKIGDTLLVPKGASIPIDGELLTLHATIDEAAITGESIPREKKTNENLFAGTINIGNSLKMTVTKESKDTLFSKIIQLVDEAQNTPSKTASFLSNFENIYVKAVLFIVPLAILIPYFLLGWTWSESFYRGMVLLVVASPCALVASATPATLAAISHGAKNGVLFKGGIYLEALADLKAITFDKTGTITKGTPVVTDEIFIDNNRQDIINALVAIETESTHPLANAITTKYIPHVSNKTTLDVNDITGSGMLGVENGNEWKVGNVDFVTNTDLSEDMSQKTAQLQKEGKTVIYFSKNNQIVAFFGLLDIPKQEAIETIKYFNNNDIQTTMLTGDHSQTANAVAKMIGIDAVIADCLPEDKTIFIKEQKDKVGINAMIGDGVNDAPALANASIGIAMGQGTDIAIDVADIVLMKDDLSKLAVSHQLSLKLKRIVKQNIIFSLSVIAILIFSNFFKVINLPLGVIGHEGSTILVILNGLRMLQKLPMEKRIEKVIETNNSHELQEQIN; the protein is encoded by the coding sequence ATGACATATATAAAAGAAAAAAGCAGCATGATAGCGACAGTTATCTGCGGAATATTAATGATAGTAGGTTTAATTAATCAAAATACTGGTGGCACTATTTATCCTTATTTATTTGTAATTGGAATGATTATTGGTGGTTTTCACCAAACAAAAGATGGAATTATTGATACGATTAAAGATCGTCATTTAAATGTGGATTTACTAATGGCTTTAGCTGCCGTTGGTGCTTGTACTATTGAATACTATTTTGAAGGAATTATGCTGACCTTTATTTTCTCATTAAGTGGCTCTCTAGAAGAATTCACAACAAACAAAAGTAAAAAAGAAATTGAAAGCCTTATGGAAATTCAACCTGAGAATGCTTTTCTTCTAAATGATAATGGTCAAACAACAGAAGTGCCAGTTGAAGATTTAAAAATTGGCGATACCTTACTTGTTCCAAAAGGAGCTAGTATTCCAATCGATGGGGAATTACTCACACTTCACGCAACTATTGATGAAGCTGCCATCACTGGAGAATCTATTCCTAGAGAAAAGAAAACGAACGAAAACTTATTTGCAGGAACCATTAATATCGGCAACTCATTAAAAATGACTGTTACTAAAGAATCAAAAGATACTTTATTTAGTAAAATTATTCAATTAGTCGATGAAGCTCAAAACACACCTTCTAAAACTGCTAGTTTCTTAAGTAATTTTGAAAATATTTATGTAAAAGCTGTCCTTTTTATTGTTCCACTAGCTATTTTAATTCCTTATTTCTTATTAGGTTGGACATGGAGCGAAAGTTTTTACCGCGGGATGGTTTTACTTGTCGTGGCTTCTCCTTGTGCTTTGGTTGCCTCTGCTACACCCGCAACATTAGCTGCCATTTCTCATGGTGCTAAAAACGGGGTACTCTTTAAAGGTGGGATTTATCTTGAAGCTTTAGCCGATTTAAAAGCTATCACGTTTGATAAAACGGGAACGATTACTAAAGGGACACCTGTTGTGACAGATGAAATTTTTATTGATAATAATCGACAAGATATTATCAATGCCCTTGTAGCCATTGAAACTGAGTCCACTCACCCATTAGCAAATGCCATTACAACAAAGTACATTCCACATGTTTCAAATAAAACAACTCTTGATGTGAATGACATTACAGGCTCTGGTATGCTAGGTGTTGAGAATGGCAATGAATGGAAAGTCGGAAATGTTGATTTCGTCACTAACACTGACCTTTCTGAAGATATGAGTCAAAAAACAGCTCAATTACAAAAAGAAGGAAAAACGGTTATTTATTTCTCTAAAAATAATCAAATAGTTGCCTTCTTCGGTTTACTCGATATTCCTAAACAAGAAGCAATTGAAACAATCAAATACTTTAACAACAATGACATCCAAACAACCATGTTAACAGGAGATCATTCTCAAACAGCTAATGCTGTGGCTAAAATGATTGGCATTGACGCTGTTATAGCCGATTGTTTACCAGAAGATAAAACAATTTTTATTAAAGAACAAAAAGATAAAGTTGGGATTAACGCTATGATTGGTGATGGGGTTAACGATGCGCCTGCTCTTGCCAACGCTTCTATCGGAATCGCCATGGGACAAGGAACAGATATTGCTATTGATGTGGCTGATATTGTTTTAATGAAGGATGATTTAAGTAAATTAGCTGTAAGTCATCAACTCTCATTAAAACTAAAAAGAATCGTTAAACAAAACATCATCTTCTCATTATCAGTCATCGCCATTTTAATTTTCTCTAACTTCTTTAAAGTCATTAATTTACCACTTGGTGTTATTGGACACGAAGGTAGTACAATTCTTGTTATCTTGAACGGTTTAAGAATGCTTCAAAAATTACCAATGGAAAAAAGAATTGAAAAAGTTATTGAAACTAACAATTCTCACGAGTTACAAGAACAAATTAATTAA
- the rpsT gene encoding 30S ribosomal protein S20, with protein sequence MPNIESAIKRVRTSEKSNEANSAKLSRMRTAVKNFEKAVEANADNQQELLVAATREIDVVSSKGLIHQNKANREKSRLAKKLAK encoded by the coding sequence ATGCCAAACATCGAATCTGCTATCAAACGCGTTCGCACTAGTGAAAAATCAAATGAAGCTAACTCTGCTAAATTAAGCAGAATGCGTACTGCTGTGAAAAATTTTGAAAAAGCTGTAGAAGCAAATGCTGATAACCAACAAGAATTATTAGTAGCTGCTACTAGAGAAATTGATGTAGTCTCTTCAAAAGGACTTATTCATCAAAATAAAGCTAACCGTGAAAAATCTCGCTTAGCTAAAAAATTAGCTAAATAA
- the coaD gene encoding pantetheine-phosphate adenylyltransferase, producing the protein MTNKRIALFPGSFDPFTNGHLNTVERACLLFDEVIIGIFTNTTKKPLFSPEEKKELTEKAVAHLDNVRVVLQSEGLTIHIAKELEANFLIRGVRNNQDYEYEKNIASMNRTMDESIDTVFLLADDKFSNISSSMIKEIAKFKGDVSSFVPKEVNEALIQKLG; encoded by the coding sequence ATGACTAATAAAAGAATTGCTTTATTCCCAGGAAGTTTTGATCCTTTCACTAATGGGCATCTAAATACGGTTGAACGAGCCTGTTTACTATTTGATGAAGTGATTATCGGGATATTCACGAATACAACTAAAAAACCACTTTTTAGTCCAGAAGAGAAAAAAGAATTAACCGAGAAAGCAGTGGCACATTTGGATAACGTGAGAGTGGTTTTACAATCTGAGGGATTGACGATTCATATTGCTAAAGAGCTTGAAGCCAATTTTTTAATCCGTGGGGTTAGAAATAATCAAGATTACGAGTATGAAAAAAATATCGCCTCCATGAATAGAACCATGGATGAATCAATTGATACGGTGTTTCTTCTAGCAGATGATAAGTTTAGTAATATTAGTTCAAGTATGATTAAAGAGATTGCAAAATTTAAAGGGGATGTGTCTTCGTTTGTTCCAAAAGAGGTCAACGAAGCACTGATTCAAAAATTAGGATAG